The proteins below are encoded in one region of Macrococcus armenti:
- a CDS encoding Nif3-like dinuclear metal center hexameric protein, which translates to MNIRELEQLIHNVIPKHTAESWDNVGLLIGDMSTEVTGILTTLDCTVEVIDEAIEQGINTIICHHPLIFSGIKQINAGGYGNVIRHAIKHNIQLIAMHTNLDNYKYGVSYMIGKQIGLKAQTILLRASRKLCKLQLFVPNDYTSQVKDALSQIGVGQIGEYAHCFYTSEGTGEFMPSSSANPFVGKNGEVHYEKEMKVECVFEPHLKQQVENVITNVHPYETPAYDIFEYDVPAEYGTGSIGIVDRMTVRTFAQRIKETLNIPSVKVIGDLSAEVSSVSIIGGAGVSYMDQIAGRADVFLTGDIKYHEAHDLLMKGQIAIDIGHYSEYVMKEGLKAIIQNMLPEIKVIASSTNTNPFKEV; encoded by the coding sequence TTGAACATTCGTGAATTAGAGCAGTTGATTCATAATGTAATACCGAAGCATACAGCGGAATCATGGGATAATGTAGGATTATTAATTGGTGATATGTCGACTGAAGTAACAGGTATTTTGACGACTCTGGACTGTACTGTAGAAGTGATTGATGAGGCGATTGAACAAGGAATCAACACAATAATTTGTCATCACCCATTAATTTTTAGCGGCATAAAACAAATAAATGCCGGAGGATATGGTAATGTTATACGTCATGCAATTAAGCATAATATTCAACTGATTGCGATGCATACAAATTTAGATAATTACAAATATGGTGTGAGTTATATGATCGGTAAACAAATTGGACTGAAAGCGCAGACCATTTTATTACGAGCATCGAGAAAGCTTTGCAAATTGCAGTTGTTTGTACCGAATGATTATACATCGCAGGTGAAGGATGCATTATCGCAAATCGGCGTTGGGCAAATTGGGGAATATGCACACTGTTTCTACACATCAGAAGGTACAGGAGAATTTATGCCGTCATCAAGCGCCAACCCGTTTGTAGGTAAGAATGGTGAAGTCCATTATGAAAAGGAAATGAAGGTTGAGTGTGTATTTGAGCCTCATTTAAAGCAGCAGGTCGAAAACGTCATTACAAATGTACATCCGTATGAAACGCCGGCATATGATATTTTTGAATATGATGTACCAGCAGAATATGGTACAGGGTCGATTGGAATCGTAGATCGTATGACAGTTCGTACGTTTGCACAACGCATAAAAGAAACACTCAATATTCCATCAGTAAAAGTTATAGGTGACTTAAGTGCTGAAGTTTCTTCAGTTTCTATAATTGGTGGTGCTGGAGTATCGTATATGGATCAAATTGCAGGACGTGCTGATGTGTTTTTAACAGGGGATATAAAGTATCATGAAGCTCATGATTTACTGATGAAAGGACAGATTGCTATTGATATCGGGCATTATAGTGAGTACGTAATGAAAGAAGGATTAAAGGCAATTATTCAAAACATGTTGCCAGAAATTAAAGTCATCGCTTCATCGACAAATACGAATCCGTTTAAAGAAGTATAA
- a CDS encoding tRNA (adenine(22)-N(1))-methyltransferase, whose amino-acid sequence MINNRLLAVASYINHEKLADIGSDHAYLPIYAIEQRKVKRAVAGEVVQGPYMAAVENVKKYNLDNKIDVRLGNGLEVIEQNEVDCITICGMGGPLISEILHNGQDKLTNFPTLILQSNIHTEAVRNKLIALGYMIKDEVIMKERKHVYEIIVAERNDTGITYNDIELKFGPVLLTKKDEVFYEKWLREYHHLTTVYDAIKSEEKHVEKAAEILNDINILQEVLNIEHS is encoded by the coding sequence ATGATAAATAATAGATTATTGGCAGTAGCTTCATATATTAATCATGAGAAATTAGCAGATATCGGTTCAGATCATGCTTATTTACCGATTTATGCAATTGAACAACGTAAAGTAAAACGTGCTGTAGCAGGTGAAGTTGTACAAGGCCCTTATATGGCAGCTGTAGAAAATGTTAAGAAATATAATCTGGATAATAAAATTGACGTCAGACTAGGTAATGGTCTTGAAGTTATTGAACAAAATGAAGTAGACTGTATTACGATTTGTGGAATGGGTGGGCCTTTAATCAGCGAAATATTACATAATGGTCAAGACAAACTTACAAACTTTCCAACGCTTATACTACAAAGTAATATTCATACTGAAGCTGTCAGGAATAAACTTATCGCATTAGGGTATATGATAAAAGATGAAGTCATTATGAAAGAGCGTAAGCATGTATACGAAATCATCGTGGCAGAACGTAATGATACAGGTATAACTTATAATGACATCGAATTGAAGTTTGGACCGGTGTTATTAACTAAAAAGGACGAAGTGTTTTATGAGAAGTGGCTACGTGAATATCATCATCTTACAACAGTATATGATGCAATCAAATCGGAAGAAAAACACGTAGAAAAAGCAGCAGAGATATTAAATGATATTAATATATTACAGGAGGTCTTAAACATTGAACATTCGTGA
- a CDS encoding c-type cytochrome — MNRNPVIPFILIMLMGVGLIFFMSAHGANKGEEEGKDGAKTEQKFDAKTYAKDNCTSCHGQNLEGGMGPKLAGISKDDAAVKKIIREGKGAMPAHDQASISDKDLDTLVKYLKDGAK, encoded by the coding sequence ATGAATCGTAATCCAGTGATACCGTTTATTCTTATCATGCTTATGGGTGTTGGTCTTATTTTCTTTATGTCAGCACACGGTGCAAACAAAGGTGAAGAAGAAGGAAAAGACGGTGCTAAAACTGAACAGAAGTTTGATGCAAAAACTTATGCTAAGGATAACTGTACATCATGTCACGGTCAAAACTTAGAAGGTGGTATGGGTCCTAAATTAGCGGGCATTTCTAAAGATGATGCTGCAGTTAAGAAAATTATCCGTGAAGGTAAAGGGGCAATGCCAGCGCATGATCAAGCATCTATTTCAGATAAAGATTTAGATACATTAGTGAAGTATCTTAAAGATGGCGCTAAATAA